The region TATGTTAGAACTCAATATTTCATTGGGTTATTTTTGAGAATGTATGAAGAGTTTGAATCCTGATGAGCAAACACTGCAATGTGctcactctgactctctcttctttctttctgcagaagACGGAGGtaaacatgctgctgtttttagCGGACAACCTCGCCTGTTTCCCGTACCAGAGCCAGGAGGAGCCTCTCTTCATCATGCACCACATAGACATCACACTGTCGGTTTCTGGCAGCAACTTGTTGCAAACGTTCAGAGAGGTAGGACAGccttttttgaaagtagctcacATGCAGAATGCttattttggtgtgtgtgtgtgtgtttggtgtttatgCATTTTCTTGTGGATTTCTCTTATGAAGCTTCTGCTCAAAGAGCCGAGGCGCAAGGAAAAGAAGGTAAAGAAGGAGTGGAAAAACACGTCGGatggggaggacgaggaggacaaAATGAACTGTGATACACCCAGGAGCGACGGAGAAAACAGCCACAGCGACGGCAACCATGACGAGGATGTGGTACGACGGCCTAAGAAAGCCAGGAAACCTGTAGCAGCCAGCTCGGAGTCCGAGTCCGATCTGGATGATTTGGATTTGGAGGATGTGGAAAAAGTAATGAGGCTCCTTCCAGATAATCCCACCGGCCTCTTGGACTTTGCTAATGCTGTTCAGGGCATCCTGTTGCTGCTGGTGCTCAAACAGCATCTGAAGAACCAGTATGGATTCTCTGACAGGTGAACTGACCTTTCTGTCTGTGCAGCATCGATCCAAATGGAtttattctacattttttaatgtggATTAGTTTCACCACTTGGGAATCCCATGACCtctgttgatcttttttttttcttcctacagCAAAATCCAGAAGTACTCTCCAACAGAGTCAGCCAAGGTGTACGATAAAGCAgtgaacagaaaaaacaacattcactACAACCCACGACAAACCATGGACTTCATCTCCAACAACATGGCTCACGCTACACTGACCAACGATGTCAAGAGGCGGATAGTCAGACAGTACCTGGATGTAAGTTATGAAGCCATTATCACACTTAGAATCAAGGCTAATGTGCATGTCAGGGTTGATGATTTGATCGGGTTGGCACCGAGAAACAGAACCCTGTCAGGGTGAGCATGACCCGGCAGGGGTTTGGTGTCTCACCCTGAAGGTCACTTACTTAAGAAATCCCTAAATTGACTGAGTATTGATTTGGAAATGATTTAGTTTATTATGAAATCAGTTATTGCTTCTGTGAGACTAGTAGACCTCTAGAGTTAGAGGTGTGTGCATGACTTCCTTAAAATCCGCTAACTCAGCTGTCACTAAACTGAACATTTCCTCCGATGGTCGTGAGAGACGAAGGGAATGGGACCGCTTTAATAAACGCAGCACCTGACTGAGGTTTTCTCCCTTGTCACTAGTGGACTCTGTTGATATTTTCTTATCCATTCACCACCTTTTAGCACCGCCTCGTCCCGTACTGAGATCTGTATGATGTTTACTTCAAAGGCCATCGACAGCTTTGTGGATATGTGTGCAGTTTTTCAATCTTTTAACCTCTTCTCACcgctgttttcatttctttaaatcatttttttcatttcgtCACAACCTCAAAATTACTGAAATTTTGATACAGATTGTCATGATGACAGTTACCGTACTCCAGCAGAGTTAGGGATTTGAACCATGTCCATAACAACCGTCTGCTCTTCATGGCAACACTATTTCCTTCATAACGGTGGCGTTGCTTTGCCTAACCATCCAAtcagaaacaaatatttaacacagctgtgtaataatgaacatgtcaaaatgtcactttttttcttttagtgttttttaaaaatattttctttaatcaaCTCACCAGTAATTTCCCTAACGATTTAAAACAAGTGATTTCTAAACTACAGAATCTGAACAGTTAAATATTCCAGAAACTAAGGGAGAAGCCCAGAGTTTATGTTGAACTGTTTTGACCAATCACAAGGCTTTGCTGCACCTCCCAGCGAGTGCTGTCATAGATCCACTAATCCATGCTCTCTATCAGCTGCTGAGTTTGAAGAAATGTTTCTCAAAGTTAGTTTCTCGTGTTTTTCACTCCTCACAGTTCAAAAATCTGATGGAACATCTGGACCCagacgaggaggatgaggagggagaaGCGTCTGCCAGCGCTAACATCAGAAACAAAGCCATAAACGCCCTGCTGGGAGGCCCCGGCCCCATGTCAGGACCCAGTCCACGCAACCAGGCAGGACCAGAGACGGACGATGACTATAGTGACGGTGATGAAAGGACCCCAGGGGTGAGTCAGACGCAttcacacaacatttttttgattAAAAGATCATTAAAACTTGTGGGTGGAAAATAGTCCAACTTTTGTTCTCTTGTCCCCTCTGCAGTCCTCTCGAAGGTCAAGGCGAGCAGGCGACTCCTCGGACCCCGGCCGCATGAGTGAGACGGTGGATTCTATGGATGTAATCGCGCTCTGCTGCCCCAAATACAAGGACCGGCCACAGATAGCGCGAGTCGTGCAGAGGACCTCCAGTGGATACAGCATTCATTGGATGGCCGGCTCCTACTCGGGGCCGTGGGCGGAGGCTAAGAAACGCGACGGCCGCAAACTGGTGCCTTGGGTGGACACTATTAAGGAGTCAGACATCATTTACAAGAAGATTGCCTTGACCAGCAACCACAAACTGAGCAACAAAGTAGTACAGACTTTACGCTCACTGTATGCAGCGCGGGAAGGAGGGGCTAGCTAATGGCTcctgtgtggtgtttttttttttttggttccttttcagttccttttttttttttgttcccctgTTCCATTTCTACTTTATcaaatcctcctcttccttgctcctactcctcctcctcaacctGCCACCTCCAACAACACAGCCAAACTTCACTGGATTCctaccctcctcctctccttcctcaattttgtaagaaaacacaagagagCAAGAATATTTGACACTACATACTTTTACATGAGTTATTCttgcaaaaatgaaaatgacacaaaacataAGACTTATATTATAGAGGGACtgctcatgttttgttttgtgtacaaGTGCAGAGGATAGAATCCAGAAGGCATTAAAGGAATAATTCGCCCAAATTATCCCTTAAAAAGGCTATCAGAAAAGAGACCTGGAGGGAAATGTTTTGTCAACATTGTTGTGGGAGCTCCTTCGCTGTTGTGCAGCAGATTCTAGTCGCTCATTTCTACTCCCACTGTATCATAGTTTAACaagacaaaaaactaaaatgtttatatctctgaagacaaaaaagctgtaaaaaaaagaataaaacctTAAGTGAATGTTGGAAATTAGTCTTTTTGATGTTCTTATTAAAGTGTTTTTGGAGTTTATTATACTACTAGCACCCTGATGGTTTTTTCCTTTTAGCTTTTAgatatttgaaaagaaaagaagaaaaaaagaccaaaaaaataaataaagaatttttatttttgttcacttttattTGTCCATGCTGTACAATGGCAGAGTCCTCTGAATATAATTTATTCTATTTCGAACTACGCATGCAGTATATGTGGCCTATTGCAGGAGGATATTTTGTAAATGTAGATTTTGTTGTATTAGGTCACCCTAGTAATAAGAGGAAAGGGGATTCATACCCTTTTGGTGGAACAAATACTGCAATAAATTTTCTACTTCTCTTTGTCACTTGTCTGCTCAAAGTGTTAATCTGATCTTTTCATTCAGCAAATGGAGAAAAGTATATTACCTGGATAATGCCAAAGCACAGACAGGCCTGAAAGGACGAAGAGGGTTGATTATCCATGCAGCGGGGAGAGCCTGCAAATTCATAGCAGAAAATTAAGCCTTTGTATTGCTTTTTCTTCAATTCAAAAACAAACGGAACCTGAAGTTTgtcataaattattttaattttgtaaagcgtcactgctgtgtgtttgaacaaTACGTGCCTTACGGGGAAATATCGGTTAAATATCGAAACTGTAAAAtcaattgtgaaaaaaaaaaaatcacagaattaCTCTTCTTTTGGATTTAGCACGTTTTGTATATACACTTCTTTAGGCTTTCCCCTCGTGGGTTTTTCAatcacctttaaataaaaacatgaaagtcaAGAGATTTCGCACCTTAATGTAATTTAAGCCAGTTCTGATTCAGTTATTTTCTTTCGCTTTTTTCTGTGGGACGCTGTGGTCACGTATACTCGTAAGGGAGCCTTTTTGGACCTAGTGGCTCGCCCTACTCTGATGACGTCATCGCCAATCggttgtttgtattgttttggcGGGTTTTACAACTTCGTTCACTCGGAGGAGATTCGTTTTTATAAACAATAGATTCCCCATCTACGCAAAAAATGGAGCGGTATGTCTCGAATTGAACTTCTTAATGTCGCGTCGCTTCACTTTTAAGTCAGCAAGCGACGTTTTTAATCAGTTATTTAGAGTTTGTGACGACAAGTCGCcgatgttgtgtttaaaagttAGCCACTTTATGCTAACGACAGCTAACTTAACGTTGATTCAAACGTCGCTGACCGCTGCAGTCATTACTTAAAGGTGACTTCACGTCCCATGTTAAGGTTATTATTAGCTATATGAGTCATttggtatttaaaaatgtaatcttgaGGTTTACTGAACAAGTTTTCAACACTGTTAGTcaacaagctaagctaacgttGCTAAGTAACGGTGATATTCTGACAGGTTTAGATCGCTGCggacaaaagacaaagacactgttgtttctttggttttatGTTTCTGCTGTATAACGTGATTTAACTTGGTGTTTATTCCCCATGTCCAGTGGAAGGATGAGTCGAGTGACAGGAAGAGTATCTGAGCTGCCTATGAGAGTACAGGACAGCAACAGGATGAGTAATGTGTACACAACGCCCCAGAGGTTCGTTAACTCAAACTTCATATTTATACTAAATTATACAAGTTTACACAATATTTGTCATAGGCCGAGCCACTGCTTTGATGTGTACAATGTAAACAGATGACTCTTTTTCTGACAAATGACCAAAAGGAGAaccacacccacaaacacagaTGATCTCCAAAGTGGGAAATGATGCTCCTCTAATACACTTATTATATATCacggttatggcagggggaaagcacacacttggactaaatcttccatttcccatctgcacagctgtcccaagagtcagcctctagttggacactttaatgatcacctcaattacttaaatagcacctttaatttcatgtttgcactgcctgttatttaatgtctgttttttgataactttgcactatctgcttttttaaacattgctgtacatatataaacaacacaacttcagaaggtcaacacttttttatttttatttttatatattcaggtctaattacagattgttttcctcaactgtttataggttcttgtttaaatctcacatatatttttatccctgcacgggttatgtctatttttaattgcacagtttaagtttgattcatctaggggtattctttaaatcttttttcgggttaatatatatgtattaatatataattaatttgtaacaaatgtttcatgtcatgtacgtctttgtaacctgctactggatcagaggtctccaaccttttttcatctgagagctactttcaaaaaatgaaagtggccaagggctacttgcatcaaatcgtttgcatttatttacatagctcagctgaattaagctgctgtttgtacatgtgtgaaattgcaataagccaatgcttatcaataatcttaaattcacatcaatgtccaagaaaacattagtacttcatacttgtttttatgggccaaatatatgaatagtgggaagaggtgcatttacctttgtcagatttttatttttaacacagtcggtcaacctgtaggcgagctactgaaaacctgccagtagctcccgagctacctgttggagacctagttgctgcctagtttaacaaccttgcccagtttgttcttattttgtaaagacagtgctcctccccaacactgaatacaaaaggtcagcacactttcaataaaagtcttgtaaaataatttcagcataatgctgtcaacattaaaatttcTTAGTTTCCTCAAAAAATAGAGGAACTGTTGAGCCTTTGCATATCTCGCTTTTGTGTTGGTGTTCCATGTCAGTTTGTTGTCAATTATTGTGCCAAGATACTTATACTCTGGTACAATTTCAATTTCTGTGTCCTTCATatttacagaggagagagatgactgtcttctaaaatcaataataatttctttggttttctttgtatttaaaatcaatgagtTATCAGAGCACCAGTTGTAAAAGTTGTCTAGCTCAGCTCTGTAATTGGTCTCATCGTCATTTAAAAGACCTaaccatctgttacataattacatatttattatcatgttcatcGAGAGTAGAGATGTGTACCTACCATATATTGATCACACTTTTATGTGGAGTGATATTATACAGAGCTGTTCTTATGCACAGAACAAGGGGACAAATGTTGTACTGTGAAACCATTGTTTGGACTTCACAGTCACAGAGTAAGATGTGTGGCAGAATTTCATGCTACTTCTTGTATGCTTAACAACAGATCTGTACAGATATAAACaacatttatgtatttactGAATATGTCAGTTATTAAGCAGCTTCTTGTTATAAAATTCAATTACCTGAATGGATAAGTGGCAACTTGTTCAAGAATCAACCGATGGACATTTTTCCCCTTTGCTCACacttttcttaatttttcagtAAACAACCTTCTTTTGGGAAGCTCAACATACCCAAACCACAATCTGTGACCTCCGAGAGGCGGACCAGCTTCTTTGGTGGCCGGTATGTGAataatgtttgttaaaaaaacagaatatagcGTTCTTCTCACGTTGATTTTGGTGGAAACCAAGGCATTTTTCCAGCTTATGGACAGTTAACTTTTCTAAACTATCCATTTCTTtagtaataaataaaagttattgaAACAATAAATGTCAGGGAAACAGAAGagcaatgtttttttgggaGAACAGAGTTGTTTTCCTACTTGATGTCAaaggaagtatttcagtttaatTGTAAGTTAGTGATATATTAAGTGTCTCTTTTGCTTTTCCTATGAATAATTTAAACAATAATTTCCTTGAGATGCTAAAAGAAATCAAGCTGTTGCTCATCCTTGTTATCTGACACATATTTgtgatgtttgaatgtttatttgtgatgtttgaatgttttttcagCAGGACTAGTGGAGCCAGCATGCCTCGCAACAGCATCATGTCGGGGTTTGGAGGAACTGAGAAGATCAAAGATGCCAGACCTCTGCATGATAAATCCTACGTTCAGCAGTGTATCAGACAGCTGCACGAGGTAGAAACACTATATCTATCATTTATTCCTGTTGCAACCATCATACTTTTAGCTGAGCAAAAGTGTTTTATATGATTGGGGGTCCATCCTTACATCCAGCCTGATTTTCTTCTCCTCTATACCTGTCTAGTTCTTAACCGAGCAGGGTTACCCAGGCACCCTGGCAGCCAAGACCCTCCAGTCCCCCTCAACTAAGGAGTTTGTGAAGATGTTTGAGTTCGTCTATCGCCAGCTCGACCCGACCTTTGAAATGACAAACTCCAAAGTTGAGGAGGAGGTTCCAGCTATCCTGAAAGCCCTCAGGTATCTTTCAGTATTCATTTCGACTGTTGGGTAATAAATGAAACAGTAAAAAGTTAATAtataggaggaaaaaaaatctaaaaggcGTAACAAAATCAAAGTGTAGGAAGTATGTACCTCAGACTTCATGTTTGCCTCCTTGTCTGTAGTGTAAGAAACACGACTGACGGTCTGTCacttgtccctctctctctctgttcctggTTGAAGGTATCCATTTGTTCTCTCCAAGTGTTCAATGTATTCTGTTGGAGCTCCACACACCTGGCCTCAGGCCCTCGGCGCTCTCATGTGGCTAATCGATAACGTGAAGGTGAGATGCCAATGCTTCATAATAAGAGTTACTATTATCAGTtatcttttgcaaaaaaaaaaaaactgtaattctGTGTTTCCGTCCGTTAGATAAACTGGAGTTTGAGTCGTCAGGAGCTGCTGTTCAGTGACTTTGGAGAAGACTCTGACAACATAGAAGAAGGGGCCGACTATAACAAGGTATACTGAAGACTTTAAACTGCACCAAGAGGCACTGTGCTACAAAAAGAGACGAGCCAAGAGGATGTTCTGTACACATTTTGATGGAACTTGTTGTTCACACAGTTTGTCTCTATTCTCTGAAGCAGTATTTTAAAAGCCATCCAGTTACTCTAAtgtattttcaacattttaacttCATACCTTTACATGaattcttctttattttatttcttctctctcttgttttcctTTCCCTGCTGTGTTCTATGGCAGCTCTTCCTGGATTACACAGCCGAGACGTACTCTAAATTCATGCACGGCGACGACACATTCCAGGACGAGGACGAGACTTTCCTCAATAAACTAAGTAATCACAAAAAGTCTCTTTAAAATAAGTGTTTAATTATATACACAATGAGCTGGTTTCTCAATGTAAGGTGTTGGTAAAAtcattaagatgtttttttgtgtgtttgtctcgaCAGAGAAACTTTACAACGTCGACGAGGCGGTGCTGATGTCGATGGAGGAGAAGCACAGAATACTGAGCGAGGAGCTTGaacagctggagaaggagaGCCAGACGGTCAGAAGACTTTTATCGACTAATCGCTCGGCATAAAAATTAATATATAGAGTTTAAAACCCTGAGATCTACACAAATGTTTATTGAAGGACTTAAGAcgtacaaaaaatataaaacagaaacCAAAGACAATACTGGATTGTCAAAGCTGTGGCGGAAATTTTTTTGCAGTGACGTTTGtgatgctgatttttttttttgttctcaacaTCATTCGAGTGATGATCAGGCTGCTAACAGTTTGTCTCCTCCTGACAGGACCGGCTGATGACCaagaggatggagaggatgaaGCTGCAGGTGGATCTCAAGAAGCTCCAGAGTTATCGAAGCAGCCTGGAGACCTTTCAAGGCAACCTGGAGAACAAAGATTCAGAACTGAAAGATGAACTGGAGACCACCGgtaaatagaaaaaacaaaacaaacatctacaTTCACCACTATAGAGCTTAAATAATTAAGTGTTCAAGGCGTTGTAAAGTGCAAATCATGGTCTCATGTGGTCTTaaagtgaagtgtttgtgtcttcttcAAAGCtttgattcccccccccccagtctgaACTGGGGGTGTTGGATCTTATTCCACATACCGGtacatcatgtgtttttctctctccgtctctctgcagTCAGTCACCTGGAGTCTCTGAAACACGAGCAAGATGAGCTGCAACACCGCCTGCAGAACCAGAAGTTCACTCCAGCAGATGTAGAGAGAATCAACCGAGAGAAGAGAGAGCTTCAACAAACCATCTCCAGTCTCAGCAAGTCGCTGGAAGATGCTGAACAGCACAAGTGGAACGAGGAGATTGCTCTGGCCAAAGTCAAAGAGAAGGTATTGTTTGTACATGCAGAGCGGAGCTGAAACCATCATGAATCTGACGGTCAGATTTAATGTTCACAATATCACTtattttgcctcttttttttgtcagtgtgtcCTTGAGACCAAGTCTTATCCTTGACCTGTACAGGATGTTCCTAGAGACTTGCCTGTCATTTTATCATCCAGCTGACGTGTTTcttgcctctcctctctcactccccctcctcGCAGGCCGAGCTGAAGCTAACTGAGTACCACAAGCTGGCTCGTAAACTGAAGCTGATTCCACTGACTGCAGAGAACGCCTGCGGGCACGACTTTGAGATCAGGCCGTTTGAATGTGGACCCGGCAGCATGGTTCAGCACAAAACACAGATACAGGTACTTAAAGCTTATACAACTATATGAATGGATACAAGTATCAGATCATATTTAAAGGTTTACTTATATAATAGGATGTCCAAATGTTGTTTCGCCTGGATGTTGCTGCTGTGTCTACACACTGATCTATGCTTTGTGCTGTAGATGCTCCTGAGAAAGCTGGTGAGTGAcgtggaggaggagaacagcCGGTTAACCAACATGAAACTCAGTCTGGATGAGTCTAGTGAACAGGTAACAAGAAAAGAGAACATCTTATTAGTCTGGTCTGTGGGCATGTGCGACATTGAAATGGTAACTcgtcgtgtgtgtttgtgattttgaaGGTGAATTCAAACATCATGGACAAATCCAATGACCTGAAACTGCTCAGAGAGCAAATTCGCAAGTTGGATGAGCGGTTGGATTCTGACATGCAGGTAAAGTCTGCTTTATTTAAGTGCTTTACTATTTAAAGCACCAGTTTGCATCAAACACATGGAACAATACtgtaggccccgtgtccacctagtgtttttttcaggGTAGAAAAGCGCTATGAAGCGTTATGAAGCGTctgtgctctgagaagaaaagtgctgcacgtccgtcctgtctctatgacaacggtTTGTTCACAgcagccgctgtatgaccgacacagCTCTGTTACTTTTTGTATTTGAGATAGTTTtttacccgatcagacacggagcaaagaggatgtgagtacaagacaTGGTCTATAAGAGGCTACaatacagggaatatcaaacatttagaaaaagctGGGCGCTGTGCTTTTCATCCAGgcggctgctttctgctgcgaacgctctctaccctttgaaaataactgaaaaaagacgctggcgctgaGAGTAAACCGCTAgctggacacggggccttactg is a window of Labrus mixtus chromosome 5, fLabMix1.1, whole genome shotgun sequence DNA encoding:
- the ndc80 gene encoding kinetochore protein NDC80 homolog isoform X2, encoding MMSRVTGRVSELPMRVQDSNRMSNVYTTPQSKQPSFGKLNIPKPQSVTSERRTSFFGGRRTSGASMPRNSIMSGFGGTEKIKDARPLHDKSYVQQCIRQLHEFLTEQGYPGTLAAKTLQSPSTKEFVKMFEFVYRQLDPTFEMTNSKVEEEVPAILKALRYPFVLSKCSMYSVGAPHTWPQALGALMWLIDNVKINWSLSRQELLFSDFGEDSDNIEEGADYNKLFLDYTAETYSKFMHGDDTFQDEDETFLNKLKKLYNVDEAVLMSMEEKHRILSEELEQLEKESQTDRLMTKRMERMKLQVDLKKLQSYRSSLETFQGNLENKDSELKDELETTVSHLESLKHEQDELQHRLQNQKFTPADVERINREKRELQQTISSLSKSLEDAEQHKWNEEIALAKVKEKAELKLTEYHKLARKLKLIPLTAENACGHDFEIRPFECGPGSMVQHKTQIQMLLRKLVSDVEEENSRLTNMKLSLDESSEQVNSNIMDKSNDLKLLREQIRKLDERLDSDMQELAREEQEWAEEMESVENHRKLLEKKVTFGYDESVQQLKTAQQQYHLVLQETNEERRTVANNLASLCTIAADHLSISEKCLEDLHSRVQRVCSKAVEEDEAAVQKLRETLKTFMLKANTL
- the ndc80 gene encoding kinetochore protein NDC80 homolog isoform X1; this encodes MSSGRMSRVTGRVSELPMRVQDSNRMSNVYTTPQSKQPSFGKLNIPKPQSVTSERRTSFFGGRRTSGASMPRNSIMSGFGGTEKIKDARPLHDKSYVQQCIRQLHEFLTEQGYPGTLAAKTLQSPSTKEFVKMFEFVYRQLDPTFEMTNSKVEEEVPAILKALRYPFVLSKCSMYSVGAPHTWPQALGALMWLIDNVKINWSLSRQELLFSDFGEDSDNIEEGADYNKLFLDYTAETYSKFMHGDDTFQDEDETFLNKLKKLYNVDEAVLMSMEEKHRILSEELEQLEKESQTDRLMTKRMERMKLQVDLKKLQSYRSSLETFQGNLENKDSELKDELETTVSHLESLKHEQDELQHRLQNQKFTPADVERINREKRELQQTISSLSKSLEDAEQHKWNEEIALAKVKEKAELKLTEYHKLARKLKLIPLTAENACGHDFEIRPFECGPGSMVQHKTQIQMLLRKLVSDVEEENSRLTNMKLSLDESSEQVNSNIMDKSNDLKLLREQIRKLDERLDSDMQELAREEQEWAEEMESVENHRKLLEKKVTFGYDESVQQLKTAQQQYHLVLQETNEERRTVANNLASLCTIAADHLSISEKCLEDLHSRVQRVCSKAVEEDEAAVQKLRETLKTFMLKANTL